GAACTACAATTGCATTTTTTGGTTGATAATATGTACTATGAAAGTCTCTAATATCTTTTATTGTCCAATTTTTAATATCATCAGTAAAACCAATTGGCGTCCAATGATATGGATGATAAATATATGCATTATTAAAAAGTCTGTATTGCAAATATCCCATTGGATTATTATCTGTTCTCCATCTTCTCTCTTCTGCTACTACATCTCTTTCAGGTTGGAATTCTTTATCTTTTAATGTTAAATTTTCCATTAAATCTGCAAAAAGTTTTAATGATTTACCCATGTTTTTTGAACTTGACTTTATATAATAGTGTGTAAAATCAAACGAAGTTGAGGCATTATTTACTCCTCCAAATCCTTTTACTATTTCATCAAACTCACCAGCTTTTAGGTTTTTTGTTGATTTGAAATTTAAGTGTTCAAGCATATGTGCTATTCCACTTTTCCCCATTACTTCATTTCTACTTCCAACTTTATAAAAAATGTCTGTTGAAACAACATTTGAACCATTTTCCATAGGTATTACAACTATTTGTAATCCATTGTCTAAAGTTTTTGTAAAATATTTTGGTAAACTATTACTCATTAATTCTCCTGCGAATATAAATAGAAGTGAGAATTGTATCAATATCAATTTAATCACTTATTAACCCTCTTTATTATTTTAAATCAGCACCAATTGCTTGATTTATATTTGAAAAACCATCTTCATCAAGAAGTTTTAAAATTCCTTCATTTATTTTTCTAACCATTGCTGGACCTTCAAAAATCATACCAGAATATACTTGGATAAGTGAAGCACCTGCTTTGATTCTTCTGTAAGCATCTTCTGGTGTTGAAATACCACCCACAGATACTAAAATTGTTTTTCCAAATAACTCTTTAGCTATTTCTTTAAATAATTCATATGACTTTTCACTTAAAACAGCACCACTTAGTCCACCAAAGCTTTGGCATCCAGGAAGTAAATCATAATCAATAGTTGTATTTGTGGCAATAATACCAGCAGCTCCTGATTTTATAGCTGTTTTGCATAAATCAACAGCAGTTTTAGCTTCCATATCTGGAGCTATTTTTAAAAATATAGGTTTATTTGTAAGCTTTTTCCCCATCGTAAAAAGTTCTGTTATAAATTTTTCATTTTGTAAATCTCTAAGATTTGGTGTATTTGGACTAGAAATGTTTATAACCAAATAATCACTTATATCTTTAAATTTATTTATTAAAATCTTATAATCACTTAATGCCATATTTTCAGGTGTAGTTTTATTTTTACCAATATTTGCACCCACTGGAATAGTATAAGGAAAAACTTTTCTAAGATTTTTAGCTACATCGTATGAACCCTTATTATTAAATCCCATAGCATTTTGAACTGTTTTTTGTTCTGGATATCTAAACATTCTAGGCTTTGGATTTCCATCTTGTGCTCTTGGCGTCATAGTCCCAATTTCAGTGTAGCCAAAACCTAAAGCCATCATTGATTCTATCATCGTAGCATTTTTGTCAAATCCAGCAGCTAAACCAACAGGATTTTTAAAAGTAATGCCTAAAATATCTTGAGATAATTTATGGTCAAATATAAAATTTTTATTAACCATATAGTTGTTTAAACTTCGGCAATAAGGCAATTTTGTTAGTCCAAATTCAGCAAGATAATGTGCAGTTTCTGGTTGAAATTTAAATAATACTTTTTTTAATGTGTTATAGCTAAACAATTTTTTCCTTTTTCTAATCAGATATTTTATCTAAAACTTTGTAAATATTTCTTTATCAAATATTTGCTAGGTTATGAAGTCGTTGATACTCATTACAATTTTTTAATAGTTCTTTTTCTGTATCTTGGCAAACTATTTTTCCATCTTTAAATACAGCAATTCTATCTGCACTTTTAATAGTACTTAATCTATGTGCTATAACAAATGTGATTTTGTCTTTACTTACTTCATCAATAACTTCTGAGATAATAGATTCACTTTCATTATCAAGGGCTGAAGTTGCTTCATCTAAAATAAGTATTTGAGGTTTTTTGTATAAAGCTCTAGCTATTGCTATTCTTTGTCTCTGACCACCACTTAAATTTGTTCCAAATTCATCAAGTTTTGTATGAACTCCATTTTCAAGTGACATTACAAAGTTATAAGCATGGGCTTGTTTAAGTGCATCAATAACTCTTTGTTCATCAAGTTCTTGTCCATAAGCTACATTTTGAGAAATTGTATCATTGAAAATATAGACTCTTTGTGTGACAATTGATATTTGATCTCTTAATGATTTTATATCAATATTTTTTATTGATTTGTCATTAAAAAGTATTTCACCTTCACTTATTTCATAGAATCTAATAATTAAATTTACCAATGAAGATTTTCCTCCACCACTATCTCCAACTAAAGCAATTTTTTCACCTTTTGAGGCTTTTAAATTTATATTCTTTAGTGCTGTAAAACCATCATATTTCAGTTGAGTATTTTTAAATTCTATTGTTTCAATATTTTGAGGGAATAAGTCTTCTCCATTTAAAATTGTTGCTTTTGTATTAAATATTTCATTAACTCTTTCATTCGCAGCTAAGGCATTTTGCATTTTATTATATAAACTTGATAATCTTTTTATAGGAGTGTATAACATAAATAATGCTGTCATAAATGAGAAAAATGAACCAACTGTTAGTTCACCTTCTATTACTTCTTTCCCTCCCACAATTATTACTACTGCAAGTGCAATTGCACCTAATGTTTCCATAAGAGGAGAAACTAGTTCATTTGTTTTTACAGCTTTTATATTTATATTAAAAAAGTTTTTATTATGTGCTTGAAATTTTTTAGCTTCTAAAAACTCTGTTGAATTTGCTTTTATTATCTCTATGTTGTTAAAAGTCTCACTTAAATTAGAAGTAATATCAGAATTTGATTCTTGAGATCTAAATGATAGTTTTTTCATCTTTTTAGCTAGCACTGTAAGTGGGTAAATTGCCATTGGAAGTACAACTAAACCATAAAATGCTAATTCTGCGCTTTGGTATATAACAACACCTATTAAGGCAATAATTGTCATACTTTCTCTAATAATTTCAGCAATTTGACTTGAAACCGCTGATTGAATTCTATTTATATCATTTGTGATACGAGAAATTAATTCTCCCCCATGTTTTTTTTGAAAAAAATCAATGTCTAAAGTTAATACATGAGCTAATAGTTTATCTCTAACGATTCTTACAATATCTTGTCCAATATAAGATATATAATATGCTTGAATATAGCCCCCAAAACCTTTAGCAAAATATAATGCTATAACCATAAAAGGAATAATCTGTAACATTTCAGCATTTTTTGCAATAAATATTTCATCTAATAAGGGTTTGACAACATATGCACTCCCACTAGTTCCACCAGCAGCTAATAACATACCAATAAAAGCGTAGAAAAATTTTAAAATATAATTTTTATAATAGGGTATGTATTGTTTAAAAAATTCTCTCATTAAATTCCTAAATTTTTGTAATGAAGGCAGATTATATCTAAAATATTTAATAAAAAGATAAAATTATTATTTGCTAAAAATAAGTTGTTTAAATTTTCTAAATCCAAACTCTTTTATTGTAAGAAAAAATAGAATAAATCCACTTAATGTTGATGCAAAAGCTAATCCTGCTGCTCCATAAGGGGTGATTAAAAGAAGTGAAAAAACTATATTAAAGCCAAGTGCTTTCATAGAGATTTTTGCAGCTAAAAATTGCTTTTCATGTGAGTATAACCAAAGGGAAAATATCTTTGCTATTCCAAAGGGAATAAGTCCTATTAAATACATACTAAGTATCAAAGCTGTATTTGTAGTATCAGTACTTGTAAAAGCACCTCTTTGGAAAAGTAATTGAACTATAAAATTATCAAAAACAATTCCTATTAGAGTTGAAATTGCAAGTAAGGCTGTTAATATTATAGTTGATTTTCTCATTAGTCTTAAGGCATTATCTTCATCTTTATTTTTAATAGCTCGTGCAATCATAGGAAAAAGTGCAGTTGAAGTTGCTATTGCAAAAAGTGCTAAAGGAAGCTGAAAAACTCTATTTGCATAGTACAAATAAGAAATAGAGCCACTTACTAAAAATGAAGCTAACCAAGTATCTAAAAATGCAGAGATATGTGAAGTTGAACTTCCTACTGTAGCACTTATAAAGTTTTTGTAAAACTTATTTTCACTTATATTTATTTTATTGAAAGTGAAAACTTTAAGTAAGTTTTTCTTTTTTATAGCAATAAGATGTACTAAAATTTGTAATAATCCCCCAACTAAAACACCATAAGACATGTAATATGTTATCTCATATTTTCCCAAGTCTTTTGATAAAAGAAGTGCTGCTATTAGTGCTAGATTTAGTAGGGCTGTTGAAAAAGCAGTAGTAGCAAAGTGATGTTTATACTGTAAAAGAGCAGCCATAAATGTAACTATAAATATCATAGGCAAATAGTAAAAGTTTATTGCCACAAGTGGGGCTGCTAGCTCCACAGTTTTAGTATCAAATCCTAAAGCTATAACATGTGTGATAAACTTTGAAAATAGGGTTACTAAAAGTGAAAGAAATAAAATAAGAGCTAAAAATTGTAAAAATATTGCACTAGTAAATCTTATTTTTTGTTTCGTTTTTGCGTAAGCTGGAATAAATGCTTGGGTAAAAGCACCTTCTGCAAAGATTCTTCTAAATAGGTTTGGTAGTTTAAAAGCTACAAAAAATATATCAGAGTATATATTTGCTCCTAAAATAGAAGCAGTAAGCAAATCCCTTACAAAGCCTAGTATTCTTGATACTAAAATTCCACTACTATTTGTAAAAATAGATTTAATCAACATATTTATAGTCACTTTTTTTATAGAGTATAATTTGTGGTTTTGATTTATAAAAACCTAAATGAGCATTTATTATAGTAATTTTTTGCCCATTTTTTGGTAAAAGTTCTTTATTCTTTACATAAACTCTTATTTTTCTTTTTTCATTTTTAAAAATATAGTTTAAATAGTTGTTTTGAATAATCCCTGAGATATTGTTTATCATTTCATTTTGAAACTTGTATTCCAATATATCATATTTTGAAGCATCTAAAAAAAGAGATTTTTTATCTAACTTATCTTCTTTTTCATCTAATATTTGGAAATCATTTATTTCTAATAGTCCATTGAATCTTTTTGTTTGATTTATTTTTATGGTGTAATTTTTGTCATATTTTAATTTTGATACATCTTTGTAAACAAATATTGCTCGGTCATTTTTTTGTTTTATGATGGCTACATTATCTGTTTTATACACCAAGTTTATATTAGATAAGAGTATAGGAAAAGAGATATTGGTTTTACTATAAAGTTCACTTATCAAATCAGCTTTTATTGGTATTTGTTTTTTTACTTTTTCAGTTGTAAATGTTGCTAAAATAGGTAAATGATCAGAATAACCTCTGTTTTGATGAATATTGTTTTTCATCTCCCATCTAAATATTCTTCCATTTTTTATTAAATATTCTGGTTTAAAGACTTGAAAGCTATCATTTACATAGGAGATATTTTTATCATCAAATAAAGCTTTTGGTAAAACAATATTATCAGGAGTCTCATTTTCACCTCTAAACTTATAAGAAAATCTTTGATTATAATTTAACTCTAACCATAAATTGTAATGTACTTTTTTATTATATTTTAAAATCTCATTTTTAGAGATAAACTTACCCTTAATAGAAGTATTTAAAACATCATTTATGCCTGTTAAATCATAAGTATTATTTAGTTTTGAGTATTTGAAAGTTTCAAATTCATTGTAATTTGAATTTAAATCTCCCAAAATAACATAATCTACATCTTCATTTAAATTTTTTATATACTCTTCTATGGCTTGGGCATATAAAACTCTTTGGTTTTCTTCTTTTCTTTTTGATGGCCAATGATTATTAAAAACAATAAATTTGTGATTGTCTATATTTAAAGTCACTTTTAAAATAGGGCGATTGACTTTTGAGTGTTTTACATCAATGAGCTCATAATCGCTAATCTCATATTTACTTAGTATTGCTAGTCCTATGCTTGAAGTTTTGTATTTTTTGAAAATTGAGTATTTGTATTGGGGTAAATTTTTTGCAAGTTCATCAAAGGCTTGTTTTGATTCTACTTCTTGTAATGCAACTATATCTTTATTTAAGTCATTTATTACTTTTATTATATGTTTTAGTTTTGTGGTGTATGTTGTTTTGTTCCAGTTTGATTTAGTATTTGGAATAAACTCTTTATATTCTGTTTTGTCATATTTTAAATCAAAGAAATTTTCCACATTATAAGAAGCTACTGTAAAATCTTTTGCAAGAGTTAGGTTATATGTAAAAAATATTAGAAATATAGTTCTTATTATCATAAGGGATTATATAGTTTATACTATTAGATTATGTTGAGATTTAGGTTATTTGAATTTAACAAATAACCTAAAATAAGATTTTATTTTTTAGAGTTTAATCTTGATTGATACTCTTGAGGGTGTTTACATACAGGGCACATTTTAAGAGCTTTTTTACCTCTATGAACATGTCCACAAACTTCACAAATCCATTCTTCTTCTTCATCTTCGCTAACATATTCAGCACCAGAATCAAGTCTTTGTTTTAAACTTTTGTACATATTTTCATGTTCTATTTCGATTTTACCAATCATTTCTAACATTCTTGCAATATCTTTGTGTCCTTCATCTTTTGCAATTTTTGCAAAGTCTGGATACATAGTTGTATTTTCATAGTTTTCACCATCAGCTGCAAGTTGAAGATTTTCACTTGTATTAGCAAACTCTCTGTCATAATTTAAAACATTGTAAGCTTTATATTCTAGTTTAGCATGCATTTTTTCATTATTGGCAGCTCTTTGGAAGTGTTCAGCGATATCTCTGTATCCTTCTTTTTGGGCAACTTTTGCATAATATTCATATTTATTTCTAGCCATTGATTCACCTGCAAAAGCTTTCATTAGAACGACTGATGTTAAATCAGTCGTAATACAGGCCATTTCTTCACCACAGCAAGATAGAGTTCCTCCACCAACATTTGATACTTCTATTATATTTCCACATTTATTACATTTATAAGATTCGTGTTGTCTCATTATTTTTCCTCAATATTAAGTTTTAGATGAAGTTAATCATTTAAAGATTATATTTCATCCAAACTTAAATGCAAGAATTAGTTAAGTGTTGCTTTTATCATCCAGATGTTTTTTTCTAAATGTGCAATATTTTCATCTGCAAATGCTACAGTAGTAGTATCATTGTTTTTATTTGCCAATGTTGATAGTTTTTTAAATTCTGACATAAATATTTCAAAGTCAGCTAATATATTTTCTAATACATATTTAGCATCAAAATCAGTTTTTTCATCTTCTTTTATAATAGATGTTTTAGATAATTCATCCAATAAAATAACTGGCTTATCTCCTAATTGTAATAATCTTTCTGCTGTATCATCATATATTGAACTAAATTCACCATAAATTTTTTCAGTCATTTCATGTATTGGGAAGAACTGCATACCTTTTATATTCCAATGGTAGTTATGTACTTTTGTAAACATTACAAGAGAACTTGCTTGGATAACTTTTAATTGTTTTGTTAAATTTTTCATTTTAATTCCTTTTTTTATTTGTGGATAATTTTTTTCCTTTGAGAATTCTAATAGAATATAGCTTAAAGGATAATTATTTTCTTTTAATAGTTTTTATTGATAATATAAATATAAATATAAATTTTGATTTTCATTCTTAATTTAAAATAATAGTTAAAGAATAATTATTTTCTTTAACTAAAGTTTATCTTACTTATACTACTATTCGACTATTAGTATAAAAATATTATACATATTACAAAGGAGGCGTCATGGAAAATTCTAGTAGATTATTAAAAGAGTTTAATTTGAAAGTAACACCTCAAAGATTAGCTATAGTTGAAGAACTTTATCATAAAGGTCATATAAATATTGATGAACTTTATGCAAGTATGTTAAGTAAGTTCCCTTCAATTTCACTAGCAACGATTTATAAAAATGTAAATTCGATGGTAGAGAAATTTTTTATATCTGAGGTAAAAATACCTAATGAAAAATCTGTTTATGAACTGATAAAAGAGGAACACTCTCATTTAGTTTGTGAAAAGTGTAAAAAAATTGAAGATATAATTATAGATACTTCTAGTGTTTTAAAAGAATTAGAATCTCAAAGTAAATTTAATGTAAAACATGCAAATGTAGTTTTTACAGGTGTATGTTCAGAGTGTGCAAAATAGCTTAAAAAAAGCTATTTTGTACCACTAATGCAAATACAATCAACAACGCAATCCCTGCACTTTTATTATACATTTTATTAGCAGTAATAAATACTAACATTACTGATAAAATCAAAGCTGCCACTATATCAAATAAGTTTGCACTTAAATTAACATTCAATGGATTTACTATTGCAGATAAACCTAATACCATCGTAAAGTTAGCAACATTTGAACCTATAATATTTCCTATTGCTAAATCAGCTTGATTATTTAAAGCAGCTTTTATAGAAACTGTAAGTTCTGGTAAACTTGTACCAAAAGCAACTAAGAATAGACCAATTAACCATTCACTAATTCCAAAACTTCTTGC
The sequence above is drawn from the Arcobacter sp. F2176 genome and encodes:
- a CDS encoding quinone-dependent dihydroorotate dehydrogenase, yielding MFSYNTLKKVLFKFQPETAHYLAEFGLTKLPYCRSLNNYMVNKNFIFDHKLSQDILGITFKNPVGLAAGFDKNATMIESMMALGFGYTEIGTMTPRAQDGNPKPRMFRYPEQKTVQNAMGFNNKGSYDVAKNLRKVFPYTIPVGANIGKNKTTPENMALSDYKILINKFKDISDYLVINISSPNTPNLRDLQNEKFITELFTMGKKLTNKPIFLKIAPDMEAKTAVDLCKTAIKSGAAGIIATNTTIDYDLLPGCQSFGGLSGAVLSEKSYELFKEIAKELFGKTILVSVGGISTPEDAYRRIKAGASLIQVYSGMIFEGPAMVRKINEGILKLLDEDGFSNINQAIGADLK
- a CDS encoding Fur family transcriptional regulator, which gives rise to MENSSRLLKEFNLKVTPQRLAIVEELYHKGHINIDELYASMLSKFPSISLATIYKNVNSMVEKFFISEVKIPNEKSVYELIKEEHSHLVCEKCKKIEDIIIDTSSVLKELESQSKFNVKHANVVFTGVCSECAK
- a CDS encoding endonuclease/exonuclease/phosphatase family protein, producing the protein MIIRTIFLIFFTYNLTLAKDFTVASYNVENFFDLKYDKTEYKEFIPNTKSNWNKTTYTTKLKHIIKVINDLNKDIVALQEVESKQAFDELAKNLPQYKYSIFKKYKTSSIGLAILSKYEISDYELIDVKHSKVNRPILKVTLNIDNHKFIVFNNHWPSKRKEENQRVLYAQAIEEYIKNLNEDVDYVILGDLNSNYNEFETFKYSKLNNTYDLTGINDVLNTSIKGKFISKNEILKYNKKVHYNLWLELNYNQRFSYKFRGENETPDNIVLPKALFDDKNISYVNDSFQVFKPEYLIKNGRIFRWEMKNNIHQNRGYSDHLPILATFTTEKVKKQIPIKADLISELYSKTNISFPILLSNINLVYKTDNVAIIKQKNDRAIFVYKDVSKLKYDKNYTIKINQTKRFNGLLEINDFQILDEKEDKLDKKSLFLDASKYDILEYKFQNEMINNISGIIQNNYLNYIFKNEKRKIRVYVKNKELLPKNGQKITIINAHLGFYKSKPQIILYKKSDYKYVD
- a CDS encoding ABC transporter ATP-binding protein; protein product: MREFFKQYIPYYKNYILKFFYAFIGMLLAAGGTSGSAYVVKPLLDEIFIAKNAEMLQIIPFMVIALYFAKGFGGYIQAYYISYIGQDIVRIVRDKLLAHVLTLDIDFFQKKHGGELISRITNDINRIQSAVSSQIAEIIRESMTIIALIGVVIYQSAELAFYGLVVLPMAIYPLTVLAKKMKKLSFRSQESNSDITSNLSETFNNIEIIKANSTEFLEAKKFQAHNKNFFNINIKAVKTNELVSPLMETLGAIALAVVIIVGGKEVIEGELTVGSFFSFMTALFMLYTPIKRLSSLYNKMQNALAANERVNEIFNTKATILNGEDLFPQNIETIEFKNTQLKYDGFTALKNINLKASKGEKIALVGDSGGGKSSLVNLIIRFYEISEGEILFNDKSIKNIDIKSLRDQISIVTQRVYIFNDTISQNVAYGQELDEQRVIDALKQAHAYNFVMSLENGVHTKLDEFGTNLSGGQRQRIAIARALYKKPQILILDEATSALDNESESIISEVIDEVSKDKITFVIAHRLSTIKSADRIAVFKDGKIVCQDTEKELLKNCNEYQRLHNLANI
- a CDS encoding DNA starvation/stationary phase protection protein; amino-acid sequence: MKNLTKQLKVIQASSLVMFTKVHNYHWNIKGMQFFPIHEMTEKIYGEFSSIYDDTAERLLQLGDKPVILLDELSKTSIIKEDEKTDFDAKYVLENILADFEIFMSEFKKLSTLANKNNDTTTVAFADENIAHLEKNIWMIKATLN
- a CDS encoding ferritin family protein, which translates into the protein MRQHESYKCNKCGNIIEVSNVGGGTLSCCGEEMACITTDLTSVVLMKAFAGESMARNKYEYYAKVAQKEGYRDIAEHFQRAANNEKMHAKLEYKAYNVLNYDREFANTSENLQLAADGENYENTTMYPDFAKIAKDEGHKDIARMLEMIGKIEIEHENMYKSLKQRLDSGAEYVSEDEEEEWICEVCGHVHRGKKALKMCPVCKHPQEYQSRLNSKK
- the murJ gene encoding murein biosynthesis integral membrane protein MurJ, translated to MLIKSIFTNSSGILVSRILGFVRDLLTASILGANIYSDIFFVAFKLPNLFRRIFAEGAFTQAFIPAYAKTKQKIRFTSAIFLQFLALILFLSLLVTLFSKFITHVIALGFDTKTVELAAPLVAINFYYLPMIFIVTFMAALLQYKHHFATTAFSTALLNLALIAALLLSKDLGKYEITYYMSYGVLVGGLLQILVHLIAIKKKNLLKVFTFNKINISENKFYKNFISATVGSSTSHISAFLDTWLASFLVSGSISYLYYANRVFQLPLALFAIATSTALFPMIARAIKNKDEDNALRLMRKSTIILTALLAISTLIGIVFDNFIVQLLFQRGAFTSTDTTNTALILSMYLIGLIPFGIAKIFSLWLYSHEKQFLAAKISMKALGFNIVFSLLLITPYGAAGLAFASTLSGFILFFLTIKEFGFRKFKQLIFSK